In one Prosthecochloris aestuarii DSM 271 genomic region, the following are encoded:
- a CDS encoding pentapeptide repeat-containing protein — translation MKNDNNEFTENRVFKTVSFGEDNPLHGTYEECRFIHCNLNTTDLSDITFRNCSFESCDLSLARLRDTGFQDVHFLNCKLLGLNFSECRKLLLECRFESCMLKLSVFHQLDLRTTSFNDCNLQETDFTAADLSAAVFANCDLMRATFERTNLEKADFRSAFNYIINPENNRIRKARFRMPGVTGLLDIYDIEIE, via the coding sequence ATGAAAAACGATAACAACGAATTCACCGAAAACAGGGTTTTCAAGACGGTCTCTTTTGGGGAAGACAACCCTTTGCATGGCACCTATGAAGAGTGTCGCTTCATCCACTGCAACCTCAATACGACTGACCTTTCAGACATCACATTCAGAAACTGTTCATTTGAGAGTTGTGACCTCTCCCTTGCCAGGCTGAGAGATACCGGTTTTCAGGACGTGCATTTTTTGAACTGTAAACTGCTCGGGTTGAACTTCAGCGAGTGCAGAAAACTGCTGCTTGAATGCAGGTTCGAAAGCTGCATGCTCAAACTCTCGGTCTTCCACCAACTCGACCTCAGAACCACCAGCTTCAACGACTGCAATCTGCAGGAAACGGATTTTACCGCTGCCGACCTCAGCGCCGCGGTTTTCGCGAACTGCGATCTCATGCGCGCAACCTTTGAGCGCACCAATCTCGAAAAAGCCGATTTCCGCTCAGCCTTCAACTATATCATCAACCCCGAAAACAACCGCATCCGCAAAGCCCGCTTCAGGATGCCCGGCGTAACAGGATTGCTCGACATCTATGATATCGAAATAGAATAA
- a CDS encoding geranylgeranyl reductase family protein — protein MQCYDAVISGAGPAGCSAALFLAAKGHRVLLLDKARFPRDKTCGDGVTAASSSLLEEIGVMEVVKQRLGDRPEIQGVTLSSPSGTVVRGRLLKVKRFSGGDYVIPREMLDDCLVSCVREHPDVTFLDNAAVTSITMDGQRARSLSTSRGDFSGRVIIGADGSYSPLASQLHLNNTSKEHQGFAIRAYFSKVEGLTDTIEIHYDRSIGSGYGWIFPLGDKRANVGVGITSRNMERRRLKRMFEQFIETNPFAVAKLRHARMESGTLKAYPLPLGSFRGKRSRGNVLLAGDAASFVDPLTGEGIFYALQSGRYAAEAASRAIGEDETRASAYYEKLWRKEFLFHDFRVGYLLQSLLQHEFIMESLLKFASGKQRRADLLAAVIGHNRRKIELLKMLIPFF, from the coding sequence ATGCAATGCTATGATGCTGTTATTTCGGGAGCAGGACCTGCGGGGTGTTCTGCGGCACTGTTTCTTGCTGCCAAAGGGCATCGAGTCCTGTTGCTCGACAAGGCGCGTTTTCCCAGGGACAAGACCTGTGGGGACGGTGTGACGGCCGCTTCGTCGAGCCTGCTGGAAGAGATTGGCGTGATGGAGGTTGTCAAACAACGCCTTGGCGACCGGCCTGAAATTCAGGGCGTTACGCTTTCGTCCCCTTCTGGCACGGTTGTTCGGGGCCGTTTGCTGAAGGTGAAGCGGTTTTCGGGTGGTGATTATGTGATCCCGAGGGAGATGCTTGACGACTGCCTGGTTTCGTGTGTTCGTGAGCATCCTGACGTGACATTTCTTGACAATGCTGCTGTTACCAGCATCACGATGGATGGTCAAAGAGCCCGATCTCTTTCCACCAGCCGCGGCGACTTTTCCGGTCGTGTTATCATTGGCGCTGACGGTTCGTATTCTCCTCTTGCTTCTCAATTGCATTTGAACAATACCAGCAAAGAGCACCAGGGCTTTGCTATTCGGGCTTACTTTTCGAAGGTCGAGGGGTTGACGGATACTATAGAGATTCACTACGACCGATCCATTGGTTCCGGCTATGGCTGGATATTTCCTCTGGGTGATAAGCGGGCTAATGTCGGAGTTGGGATAACCTCCCGAAACATGGAGCGTCGCAGGCTCAAGCGCATGTTTGAGCAGTTTATCGAGACAAATCCGTTTGCAGTCGCGAAATTGCGGCATGCGCGTATGGAGTCGGGGACGCTGAAGGCATATCCTCTGCCGTTGGGTTCATTTCGGGGAAAGCGAAGCCGTGGCAATGTGCTGCTTGCAGGCGATGCGGCCAGCTTTGTCGATCCTTTGACCGGGGAAGGTATTTTTTATGCGCTGCAAAGCGGCCGGTATGCCGCTGAAGCAGCGTCAAGAGCCATCGGGGAAGATGAGACGCGGGCGTCCGCTTATTACGAGAAGCTTTGGCGGAAAGAGTTTTTGTTCCATGATTTTAGAGTGGGATATCTTCTGCAGTCGCTCTTGCAGCATGAGTTTATCATGGAATCACTGCTGAAGTTTGCCTCCGGAAAGCAACGTCGCGCCGATCTGCTCGCTGCCGTGATTGGCCATAACAGGAGAAAAATCGAGTTGCTGAAAATGCTGATACCGTTTTTTTAA
- a CDS encoding ferrochelatase: MKQRIAVILAAHGEAETAGFFDNFSMNRHTLAHAGEVMNLPAALQLMIAVAGGAKNMVQFRKKNFRSPQNEITRKQAGLLAEKLARQAEEIEFEVHASFFVTPPFVGKVIEQTRQCDLQLLIPMAPIDNRLMSGSLDILAQRQQSSQSQMRPKVISGFWNDPDLLNISLDHLFMHAAPSDNTALVLAFHGTLEKNQKGEEPGFHTGSKEMGSMASALQKAVRNDPRNSYKRIEVAYLNHDVGGTWSSPSLQEMLESLHKKSVDALELFCCGYFSDGTETMLHAREHVAESSIKKSDFIPCLNESEAFAEYLAAKIRKAIDQTASPAV; this comes from the coding sequence ATGAAACAACGTATCGCCGTGATCCTTGCCGCCCACGGAGAGGCTGAAACCGCCGGTTTTTTCGACAATTTTTCCATGAACCGCCACACCCTTGCCCATGCTGGCGAAGTCATGAACCTGCCGGCAGCACTGCAGCTCATGATTGCAGTTGCAGGGGGCGCGAAAAACATGGTTCAGTTCAGAAAGAAAAACTTCCGCTCACCTCAGAACGAGATTACCCGAAAACAGGCCGGATTGCTCGCTGAAAAGCTCGCCCGGCAGGCCGAAGAGATTGAGTTTGAGGTACACGCGTCATTTTTCGTCACGCCCCCCTTTGTCGGAAAGGTTATCGAACAAACCCGCCAATGCGACCTGCAACTGCTCATCCCGATGGCACCGATCGATAACAGGCTCATGTCGGGAAGTCTGGACATCCTTGCCCAACGCCAACAGTCATCGCAGAGCCAAATGCGCCCAAAGGTCATTTCCGGCTTCTGGAACGACCCCGATCTTCTCAACATCTCTCTTGACCACCTGTTCATGCACGCCGCACCATCTGACAACACAGCGCTGGTGCTCGCGTTCCACGGTACGCTTGAAAAAAATCAAAAAGGAGAAGAGCCGGGATTCCATACCGGCTCGAAAGAGATGGGCTCAATGGCCTCCGCGCTGCAAAAAGCCGTACGCAACGATCCCAGAAACAGCTATAAGCGCATTGAAGTCGCCTATCTCAACCATGATGTCGGCGGCACCTGGTCCAGCCCATCGCTTCAGGAGATGCTCGAAAGCCTGCACAAGAAGAGCGTCGACGCACTGGAGCTGTTCTGTTGCGGCTATTTTTCCGATGGCACCGAAACAATGCTCCACGCAAGAGAACATGTTGCCGAAAGCAGCATCAAAAAATCAGACTTTATCCCCTGCCTCAACGAATCAGAAGCCTTTGCAGAATACCTTGCCGCAAAAATCCGGAAAGCCATCGATCAAACAGCTTCTCCTGCTGTCTGA
- a CDS encoding IS110 family transposase, giving the protein MQTETERLAAYRQLRTGIRGSEKHLIAGIDIAKDKHYAFFGTATGKTLCKQFTFPNSNEGFELLCSKAETLRLQHQLQQVVIGVEPTANYHKPLADHLVRHGLLVVQVSGVAVKKNRELLDGRWDKHDRKDAANIADLIAQGKCQFYDYPSPAIRELRELLHLKHTLKQEEHRIKTRIRNNLLAQFFPEMDQFMTTCQQDTLAVIGTCCSPEQIATLDYESFFAKVVTVYKGKRQEEHLLRIWQCARASIGCLAGNAPIYEGKVLIDQLLHLRQIIKELDEQIATLCSGFEEYPCLLSIPGIGPAISATILAAIGNPYRFDTTKQVIKLAGLDLSASRSGRSAVNATPIISKRGQAELRYALCQAALVAGSRNTFFRCWFAKKLQGRERERGIVGILRVKLAAKLLVIAWTMMKKKEMFAYERLNNC; this is encoded by the coding sequence ATGCAAACGGAAACTGAGAGATTGGCTGCGTACCGGCAACTGCGGACTGGAATCCGAGGTTCAGAAAAGCATCTGATTGCAGGTATCGATATTGCTAAGGACAAGCATTATGCATTCTTCGGCACCGCCACAGGAAAGACATTATGCAAACAATTCACGTTTCCGAACAGCAACGAGGGGTTTGAACTGTTGTGTTCAAAAGCAGAAACCCTCCGCTTGCAGCATCAGCTGCAACAGGTGGTTATCGGTGTAGAACCGACAGCAAATTATCACAAACCGCTGGCCGATCATCTTGTTCGACACGGATTGCTGGTTGTACAGGTCTCCGGGGTTGCGGTCAAAAAGAATCGAGAACTGCTCGATGGGCGTTGGGATAAGCATGACCGCAAAGATGCGGCCAATATTGCCGATCTTATCGCTCAAGGCAAATGCCAGTTCTATGACTATCCTTCGCCTGCCATTCGTGAGCTTCGGGAACTCCTTCATTTGAAGCACACGCTCAAACAGGAGGAACATCGCATCAAAACCCGTATCAGAAACAACTTGCTTGCACAGTTCTTTCCTGAAATGGATCAGTTTATGACGACCTGCCAGCAGGACACGTTAGCGGTTATTGGAACCTGTTGCTCTCCCGAGCAGATTGCAACATTGGATTATGAGTCGTTCTTTGCCAAAGTTGTCACCGTGTACAAAGGGAAACGACAGGAAGAGCATCTGCTTCGGATCTGGCAGTGTGCCCGAGCATCCATTGGTTGCCTGGCGGGTAATGCGCCAATCTATGAGGGAAAGGTGCTCATTGATCAGTTGCTCCACCTACGCCAGATTATAAAAGAACTTGACGAACAGATTGCAACATTGTGTTCAGGATTTGAAGAGTATCCTTGTCTGTTGAGTATTCCCGGTATTGGCCCTGCTATTTCAGCAACCATTTTGGCAGCTATCGGTAATCCCTACCGGTTCGATACGACAAAACAGGTCATCAAACTTGCCGGCCTTGATTTAAGCGCCTCTCGCAGCGGGCGATCCGCAGTGAATGCAACACCGATTATTTCCAAAAGAGGGCAGGCTGAACTGCGCTATGCGCTCTGTCAGGCGGCACTGGTGGCAGGATCACGCAATACGTTTTTCCGGTGCTGGTTTGCCAAAAAATTGCAGGGACGTGAGCGTGAACGAGGGATCGTGGGAATTCTCAGGGTCAAACTGGCAGCAAAACTACTCGTTATTGCCTGGACTATGATGAAGAAGAAAGAAATGTTTGCTTATGAGCGACTGAACAACTGCTGA
- a CDS encoding methyltransferase domain-containing protein, with translation MSDNTIGGFFEYLNWLFNPFHGLKTTEVYDLIGTTSLTENALYLNLGYWRDVDTIDEASEALALLVAKRGGMGAGDTVLDCGYGFGDQDILWTRIMNPEKIIGLNITRSQVERARMNVAEAGLENAIDLREGSATEMPIDNESIDLVVSVESAFHYRTRDDFFREAFRVLRPGGRLVTADILPMEDSENLFRRLEQWISWNMVAGKFNIPEENYYLIPSYRDKLSIAGFVDIDITSIRDDVYTPLHEYLSGDRTFVGKLPPLPKMLAQSAFNRSADSVYAGLDYILSYAEKP, from the coding sequence ATGTCAGACAACACAATCGGTGGTTTTTTTGAATATCTGAATTGGCTTTTCAATCCGTTCCATGGATTGAAAACAACGGAAGTCTATGATTTGATTGGTACGACGTCTCTTACTGAGAATGCGTTATATCTGAATCTTGGCTATTGGCGGGATGTGGATACCATTGATGAAGCCAGTGAAGCGCTTGCTCTTCTGGTGGCGAAAAGAGGCGGGATGGGTGCAGGCGATACCGTCCTGGATTGCGGGTATGGTTTTGGCGATCAGGACATCCTCTGGACGAGGATCATGAACCCTGAAAAAATTATCGGGCTCAATATTACGCGTTCACAGGTTGAACGAGCCCGGATGAACGTTGCTGAAGCGGGACTTGAGAACGCGATTGATTTACGGGAAGGTTCTGCAACAGAGATGCCGATTGACAATGAATCCATTGACCTGGTTGTTTCCGTGGAAAGCGCGTTTCACTACAGAACCCGTGATGATTTTTTCCGGGAAGCGTTCCGCGTTCTTCGTCCGGGCGGGAGGCTTGTGACTGCGGATATTCTGCCGATGGAAGACTCCGAAAATCTCTTCAGGCGGCTGGAGCAATGGATTTCATGGAACATGGTGGCGGGCAAGTTCAATATTCCAGAGGAAAACTACTATCTGATTCCATCCTACAGGGATAAACTCTCCATAGCCGGATTTGTCGATATCGATATCACATCGATACGTGACGATGTTTATACGCCTCTACATGAGTATCTGTCAGGAGACCGGACATTTGTCGGCAAGCTTCCGCCACTTCCAAAGATGCTTGCGCAATCAGCATTCAATCGCTCTGCAGATAGTGTCTACGCGGGTCTGGACTATATTCTTTCGTATGCTGAAAAGCCATAG
- the cas2e gene encoding type I-E CRISPR-associated endoribonuclease Cas2e produces the protein MVIVVANDIPPAVRGRMKLWFVEPRANVFVSGIKDSVAKKVIDYLHKHCPSESGLMVFKSCNEAPGYEIFGHGDTRKQLIELSGMQLVIEKYSEPNRESKT, from the coding sequence ATGGTGATTGTTGTCGCTAATGATATTCCGCCTGCAGTAAGGGGGCGAATGAAACTCTGGTTTGTGGAGCCGCGAGCAAATGTTTTTGTTTCTGGAATAAAAGATTCTGTTGCTAAAAAAGTAATAGACTATTTGCATAAGCACTGTCCGTCTGAATCCGGACTTATGGTGTTCAAAAGTTGCAATGAAGCACCAGGATATGAGATTTTCGGCCATGGTGATACTCGTAAGCAGTTGATTGAACTTTCAGGAATGCAACTCGTTATTGAGAAGTATTCTGAACCCAATCGAGAATCAAAAACATGA
- the cas1e gene encoding type I-E CRISPR-associated endonuclease Cas1e, which produces MKTEKIVPESKPSRLLIKITRDTLPQVKDKYPFLYLERGRLEIDDSSIKWIDCDCNVVRLPVAQLNCLLLGPGTAVTHEAVKVMAAANCGICWVGEDSLIFYAAGQTPTSDSRNFRRQMVLSADPEKSLKVAQRMFARRFPDAKLETKSLQQMMGMEGLRVRQLYVQKAQEYKVGWKGRQFTPGKFEIGDITNRILTSSNAALYGIICSAVHSMGYSPHMGFIHTGSPLPFVYDLADLYKENLSIDLAFRLTALMAGTYDRHKIATEFRRRVIEMDLLARIGPDIEEMLGR; this is translated from the coding sequence ATGAAAACTGAAAAGATAGTACCCGAGAGCAAGCCATCTCGGTTGCTGATAAAAATCACCCGAGACACCTTACCGCAGGTGAAGGATAAATACCCGTTTCTCTATCTTGAGCGAGGGCGTCTGGAAATAGACGATAGCAGTATAAAATGGATAGATTGCGACTGTAACGTTGTCCGGTTACCTGTGGCGCAGCTCAATTGCTTGTTGCTTGGACCGGGGACTGCTGTTACACATGAAGCTGTAAAAGTTATGGCAGCAGCAAATTGTGGTATATGCTGGGTCGGGGAAGATAGTCTGATTTTTTATGCCGCAGGACAGACGCCTACAAGTGATTCTCGGAACTTTCGACGGCAAATGGTGTTGTCTGCCGATCCTGAAAAATCTCTTAAAGTTGCTCAGCGCATGTTTGCCCGCAGATTTCCTGATGCGAAACTTGAGACTAAGAGCCTTCAGCAAATGATGGGAATGGAAGGGTTGCGTGTTCGTCAACTTTATGTACAAAAAGCTCAAGAATACAAGGTGGGCTGGAAGGGACGACAATTTACTCCTGGAAAGTTTGAAATAGGGGATATAACTAATAGAATTCTGACATCATCAAATGCAGCTCTATATGGTATAATTTGTTCTGCTGTTCACAGTATGGGTTATTCTCCACACATGGGTTTTATACATACAGGTAGTCCGCTGCCATTCGTTTATGATTTGGCAGATTTATACAAAGAGAATCTCTCGATTGATCTCGCCTTTCGATTGACGGCGTTGATGGCCGGAACTTATGATAGGCACAAAATTGCTACTGAATTTCGCAGGAGAGTTATTGAGATGGATCTTCTTGCTCGTATTGGGCCTGATATTGAAGAAATGCTTGGGAGGTAA
- the cas5e gene encoding type I-E CRISPR-associated protein Cas5/CasD — translation MSNVYLLLWLEAPLQSWGADSRFGRRGTLEFPTKSGVLGMLCCSLGAGGEQKELLEKMAPLKQSAISFCRTSKFRQEEIKKLDREPLLRDFHMVGSGYDDKNPWETLLIPKKSDGTTAVNGGSKITYRYYLQDAVFAVIMEVPSEKLTLFADALENPCWDIYFGRKCCAPTDFIYRGCFNTESLAIGKALEIAQEKRLMEDFRVVDGEHEGEAIVLNDVPIQFGEQKLYRERRVTVISCANEN, via the coding sequence ATGAGTAACGTATACCTCTTGCTTTGGCTTGAAGCACCATTGCAGTCATGGGGGGCTGACTCGAGATTTGGTCGAAGGGGCACACTCGAATTCCCAACAAAATCAGGTGTACTGGGTATGTTATGCTGTTCCCTTGGTGCAGGTGGTGAGCAAAAAGAGCTTCTTGAAAAAATGGCTCCGCTAAAACAGTCAGCCATCTCCTTTTGCAGAACCAGTAAATTCAGACAGGAGGAGATAAAAAAACTCGACAGGGAACCCTTACTGAGGGATTTCCATATGGTAGGCAGCGGCTATGACGACAAGAACCCTTGGGAAACCCTCCTGATCCCAAAAAAAAGTGATGGAACGACGGCTGTTAATGGCGGTTCAAAAATAACCTACCGGTACTATCTTCAGGATGCTGTTTTTGCTGTCATCATGGAAGTGCCTTCCGAAAAGTTAACTCTATTCGCTGATGCACTTGAAAATCCATGCTGGGATATTTATTTCGGCAGGAAATGCTGTGCTCCTACGGATTTTATCTATCGAGGATGTTTCAATACTGAATCCCTCGCAATAGGGAAGGCGCTTGAAATTGCTCAAGAAAAAAGGTTGATGGAGGATTTCAGGGTTGTAGATGGTGAACACGAAGGGGAAGCCATCGTCTTGAACGATGTGCCGATACAGTTTGGAGAGCAGAAGCTGTACCGGGAACGCAGAGTAACCGTAATTTCATGTGCAAATGAAAACTGA
- the cas7e gene encoding type I-E CRISPR-associated protein Cas7/Cse4/CasC: MTNPFRNTRIEYHILQSFPVTCLNRDDVGAPKTAIVGGSTRARVSSQCWKRQVRLSMQDFGIKLGIRSKKVSEFVAKACLQKGASEEQAAECGKVISDSFSKDTLFFFSESEAQAFADYAREKNFDSKNLNDKEIRKVAKKALNPAIDGLDIALFGRMVAQATDLNIEAAASFSHAISTHKVSNEVEFFTALDDLAEEPGSAHMGSLEFNSATYYRYISLDLGQLWESIGGEHLAEAVESLTKALFVAVPSARQTTQSGASPWEFAKIFIRKGQRLQVPFETAVKAKDGGYLQPSITALTDYLTKKEALAGSLFGKEKEFTFGEDVNFSIDDLIKGLKLTVAEVQ; this comes from the coding sequence ATAACAAATCCATTCAGGAACACCCGAATTGAATATCATATTCTTCAGTCTTTCCCTGTGACATGCCTGAACCGTGACGATGTTGGTGCGCCAAAAACAGCGATAGTCGGCGGAAGCACCCGAGCCCGTGTCAGTTCACAATGCTGGAAACGTCAGGTGCGACTTTCGATGCAGGATTTCGGCATCAAACTTGGAATACGATCGAAAAAAGTTTCAGAATTCGTTGCAAAAGCCTGCCTTCAAAAAGGAGCATCGGAAGAACAGGCCGCAGAATGTGGAAAAGTAATTTCCGATTCATTCAGTAAGGATACGCTGTTTTTTTTCAGTGAATCCGAAGCTCAGGCATTTGCTGATTATGCTCGAGAAAAAAATTTTGATAGTAAAAATCTGAATGATAAGGAGATCCGAAAAGTAGCAAAAAAAGCCCTGAACCCTGCAATTGACGGGCTTGATATTGCACTTTTCGGACGGATGGTTGCCCAGGCTACTGACCTGAATATTGAAGCTGCCGCATCATTCTCCCATGCCATTTCCACTCACAAAGTAAGCAACGAGGTGGAGTTTTTCACCGCCTTAGACGATTTAGCTGAAGAACCGGGTTCCGCACATATGGGTAGCCTTGAATTCAATTCAGCCACCTATTACCGATACATCAGCCTCGATCTTGGCCAATTATGGGAGAGCATCGGAGGAGAACATCTTGCTGAAGCCGTAGAATCCTTGACCAAAGCGCTGTTTGTTGCGGTCCCAAGTGCGCGTCAGACAACTCAATCAGGAGCATCTCCCTGGGAGTTTGCTAAAATTTTCATCCGGAAAGGCCAGCGATTGCAGGTGCCTTTTGAAACGGCAGTCAAAGCGAAGGACGGGGGATACCTTCAACCAAGCATTACAGCACTCACCGACTATCTGACAAAAAAAGAAGCCTTGGCGGGATCATTATTTGGCAAAGAAAAAGAATTTACTTTCGGCGAGGACGTAAACTTCAGCATTGATGATCTTATTAAGGGATTGAAACTAACTGTAGCGGAGGTTCAATGA
- the cas6e gene encoding type I-E CRISPR-associated protein Cas6/Cse3/CasE, whose translation MIASILRLGPKEIKALRITDDYSLHRVVYSLFEDRRSEAEKNASIPSGFLYADKGGDSNGRLILMLSDREPRKPEHGILESKQVDDTFLMFDRYRFDVVINPSKRESKSRKIVAIRERNEIAQWFSEKAPASWGFTVNSATLEVKTLPVKQFVKKEHRVTQGGAELTGELDVVDRTLFIKSFKQGIGRGRAFGFGLLQIAPLKVSFTN comes from the coding sequence ATGATTGCAAGTATACTTCGCCTTGGCCCGAAAGAGATAAAGGCTCTGCGTATTACCGATGACTATTCGCTGCACAGGGTTGTCTACAGTCTCTTTGAAGACCGGAGAAGCGAAGCTGAAAAAAATGCCAGTATTCCGAGCGGCTTTCTCTATGCCGACAAGGGAGGCGACAGCAACGGTAGACTTATACTCATGCTTTCAGATCGAGAACCTCGCAAACCGGAGCATGGAATTTTAGAATCGAAACAGGTTGACGATACATTTCTGATGTTCGACCGTTATCGATTTGATGTCGTTATTAACCCTTCTAAACGTGAAAGCAAGAGTCGAAAGATTGTTGCTATCCGGGAGCGAAACGAGATTGCGCAATGGTTCAGCGAAAAAGCTCCTGCATCGTGGGGATTCACGGTAAACTCTGCGACACTCGAAGTCAAAACACTTCCTGTAAAACAATTTGTCAAAAAAGAACATCGTGTCACACAAGGAGGGGCGGAATTGACCGGAGAACTTGACGTGGTTGACCGCACTCTTTTCATTAAAAGTTTTAAGCAAGGCATCGGACGTGGCAGGGCTTTTGGCTTTGGTCTGCTTCAGATAGCCCCATTAAAAGTTTCATTCACCAACTAA
- the casB gene encoding type I-E CRISPR-associated protein Cse2/CasB — protein MNNEPETKISRSQAFVQFIIALIKQNKGAAAVLRRADNPATEYQSWEYLAAFNIDLEKPWERLPFAIVAAAIAKGKIESNGSIGIGNAIARSYEDGNQSDQAKAKLRRLLACGSVEEVCRILRPLFSLFESRGVTLINYAGLLEQLLKFHWDCQRIKTQWAQEFYRQNQKIETKEAV, from the coding sequence ATGAACAACGAACCTGAAACAAAAATCAGCAGGTCTCAGGCATTTGTGCAGTTCATTATTGCCTTGATCAAGCAGAATAAGGGCGCCGCTGCAGTACTACGCCGAGCAGATAACCCTGCAACCGAATACCAAAGCTGGGAGTATTTGGCTGCCTTCAATATTGACCTGGAAAAGCCCTGGGAACGCTTGCCGTTTGCTATAGTCGCGGCAGCGATTGCAAAAGGAAAAATCGAAAGCAACGGATCGATTGGTATAGGCAATGCCATAGCGCGTAGTTATGAAGATGGAAATCAAAGTGATCAGGCAAAAGCTAAACTGCGACGCCTGCTTGCTTGCGGCTCCGTCGAGGAAGTATGCAGAATTCTTCGTCCTTTGTTCAGTTTGTTCGAATCCAGAGGAGTTACCCTTATTAACTATGCAGGGTTGCTTGAGCAATTGCTGAAATTTCATTGGGACTGCCAGAGAATCAAAACGCAATGGGCACAGGAATTCTACAGGCAAAATCAGAAAATAGAAACAAAGGAGGCTGTATGA